The Daucus carota subsp. sativus chromosome 2, DH1 v3.0, whole genome shotgun sequence genome includes a window with the following:
- the LOC135150769 gene encoding uncharacterized protein LOC135150769 — translation MLSFIIYVKQLNSILFSFQAWFFGLPIRRPMKDLSLFLLKNTMTARMKKGFKSFCNGDGSTSTLNQQKMKLSEEVEAVTADRESSLLMENMERTKHDDKNEATTLEEMIMQLELEEKLARRREEEFSAGERSRMLQQQRRMSCVNSSDILRSARNALNQYPRFSLDGKDAMYRSSFRNFGGPVDNNIDANISGARRSTSSNRSKSSCSCSCRICRHNHQYSYRAVKKNDERQLCSCNHVDSRGIGGRGGGQQLRPVKVTGDESCSVVWCKPGLVAKLMGLEAMPIPVLQLMNNGNNNNKMMTGRRLSTSSAVENSYKKQNQLQRTRGREGAVRVDSHNDSSAAYNKRPGTSDKKFYLHPSHSRITDNHIMIRKHAPLEEVKEFEEPGWPLRHRFL, via the coding sequence ATGCTTTCATTCATTATCTATGTTAAGCAACTAAACTCTATCCTCTTTTCATTTCAAGCTTGGTTCTTTGGCCTTCCAATAAGAAGACCAATGAAGGACTTGTCATTGTTCCTCTTAAAAAACACGATGACAGCCCGGATGAAGAAAGGCTTCAAAAGTTTCTGTAACGGTGATGGTTCAACCTCCACCCTCAATCAGCAGAAGATGAAATTATCAGAGGAGGTTGAAGCTGTGACCGCGGATAGAGAATCTTCTCTGCTGATGGAAAACATGGAGAGAACTAAGCATGATGATAAGAACGAGGCGACGACGTTGGAGGAGATGATAATGCAGTTGGAGTTGGAAGAGAAATTGGCTAGAAGAAGGGAGGAAGAGTTTAGTGCAGGTGAAAGGTCAAGAATGCTCCAGCAGCAAAGGAGGATGTCTTGTGTTAATAGTTCTGATATTTTGCGGTCTGCCAGGAATGCATTGAATCAGTACCCTCGTTTTTCTCTGGATGGAAAAGATGCCATGTATCGATCTTCGTTTAGAAACTTTGGTGGCCCGGTGGATAACAACATTGATGCCAACATCAGTGGTGCTCGCAGGAGTACTAGTAGTAATAGATCAAAGTCAAGTTGCAGCTGCTCCTGTAGGATCTGTAGGCACAACCATCAGTACTCCTACAGAGCGGTGAAAAAAAATGATGAGCGCCAATTATGTTCGTGTAACCATGTTGATTCTAGAGGAATTGGTGGTCGTGGTGGAGGACAGCAGCTGAGGCCAGTAAAAGTAACTGGAGATGAGAGTTGTAGTGTGGTTTGGTGCAAACCGGGACTGGTGGCAAAGTTGATGGGGCTCGAGGCCATGCCTATTCCAGTACTACAACTTATGAACAATGGTAACAACAATAACAAGATGATGACAGGGAGGAGATTATCAACTAGTTCTGCAGTTGAAAATAGTTACAAGAAGCAAAACCAGCTTCAAAGGACTAGAGGAAGAGAAGGTGCTGTCAGAGTTGATTCGCACAATGACAGCTCGGCTGCATATAACAAGAGACCAGGAACAAGTGACAAGAAATTCTACCTGCATCCGTCTCACTCAAGAATCACTGACAACCACATTATGATCAGGAAGCATGCTCCACTGGAGGAAGTCAAGGAGTTCGAGGAACCTGGCTGGCCATTGCGCCACCGTTTTTTGTAG
- the LOC108209882 gene encoding uncharacterized protein LOC108209882 yields the protein MADWGQVLVAVVLFVLLSPGLLFQLPGSHDCVEFCNFRTSGVAIMVHALIYFALACLFMIAIKLHIYLD from the coding sequence ATGGCAGACTGGGGCCAAGTACTGGTGGCAGTGGTGCTATTCGTGCTCTTATCGCCAGGGCTGCTGTTTCAGTTACCCGGAAGCCATGACTGTGTAGAATTCTGTAATTTCCGCACCAGCGGTGTCGCCATTATGGTTCATGCCTTGATCTACTTTGCTCTCGCTTGCCTCTTCATGATAGCTATCAAACTTCATATTTATCtagattaa
- the LOC108209821 gene encoding uncharacterized protein LOC108209821: protein MGGSWLLTPPPIHLGSFPSKKHHQFHHTLFFKNHYISSPSLSSRRIYCNYNNNDNYDPASNTNKPQRSSIQLYSEIERVITATVAQSQVGFGSTGDWTEVEGAWILKPRNSTPRAIVHFVGGIFVGAAPQLTYRLFLEKLSEKGIFVIATPYASGFDHFLIADEVQFKFDRCLRFLQEPVQDLPTFGIGHSLGSLVHLLIGSRYAVQRNGNVLMAFNNKEASMAIPLFSPVIVPMAQNFGPFLSQIASSSTFRLGAEMTLKQLQNLSPPIVKQALPLFEQLPSLYMELVNGRDNFIPKPEETQRLIKSYYGISRNLLIRFKDDTIDETPALAQVLGSGSISSMLDMSIRLLPGDHVLPLQQALPDVPPTMVDAVNRGGEFLANLTAGTPWEPATKDVANALGVESTILRAGISKDLDMLVDVIISWINFNMGKKQLSD from the exons ATGGGTGGCAGTTGGTTGTTAACGCCTCCTCCTATTCATCTCGGATCCTTCCCCTCCAAAAAACACCACCAATTTCATCACACACTCTTCTTCAAAAATCACTATATCAGCAGCCCAAGCCTATCCAGTAGAAGAATATATTGCAACtacaataataatgataattatgatCCTGCAAGTAATACCAATAAACCGCAGAGAAGCTCCATCCAACTTTACTCCGAGATTGAGAG AGTAATTACAGCGACTGTGGCACAATCTCAAGTTGGTTTCGGTAGTACTGGAGATTGGACCGAAGTTGAG GGAGCATGGATACTGAAACCAAGAAACTCAACGCCAAGGGCCATTGTTCATTTTGTTGGAGGCATATTTGTCGGTGCTGCTCCTCAGCTTACCTATCGATTGTTTCTGGAGAAGCTTTCTGAAAA GGGAATTTTTGTGATTGCGACACCTTATGCCAGCGGTTTTGATCACTTCCTCATTGCAGATGAAGTGCAGTTTAAATTTGATAGGTGTCTTCGGTTTCTGCAAGAACCA GTGCAAGATCTTCCTACTTTTGGAATCGGCCATTCCCTTGGATCTTTAGTTCATCTTTTAATCG GTTCACGATATGCTGTGCAAAGAAATGGGAATGTACTAATGGCATTTAATAACAAG GAAGCAAGCATGGCCATACCATTATTCTCACCTGTTATTGTTCCGATGGCACAAAATTTTGGACCTTTTCTGTCTCAGATTGCTTCATCTTCCACGTTCCGTCTTGGG GCAGAGATGACTCTAAAGCAACTCCAGAATCTTAGCCCTCCGATTGTGAAGCAAGCTCTTCCTCTATTTGAGCAACTTCCTTCGTTGTACATGGAGTTGGTCAATGGGAGGGACAATTTTATCCCAAAACCAGAAGAAACTCAAAGACTG ATAAAATCATATTACGGCATATCCAGAAATCTTTTAATACGATTCAAGGATGATACAATCGATGAAACACCAGCCTTAGCACAGGTTCTCGGCTCAGGTTCAATCAGCTCAATGCTTGATATGTCAATTCGATTATTACCTGGGGATCACGTCCTTCCTTTACAGCAG GCTCTTCCAGATGTTCCCCCAACAATGGTAGATGCAGTAAACAGAGGAGGAGAATTCTTGGCAAATTTGACTGCAGGAACACCGTGGGAGCCAGCTACTAAAGATGTAGCGAACGCACTTGGTGTAGAGTCAACTATACTTCGTGCAGGAATTTCAAAGGATCTGGATATGCTTGTAGATGTGATCATATCTTGGATCAACTTCAATATGGGTAAAAAACAATTAAGTGACTGA
- the LOC108208909 gene encoding protein LATE ELONGATED HYPOCOTYL translates to MDPNYSSGEEHLLHTKTRKPYTITKQRERWTEDEHNRFLEALKLYGRAWQRIEEHIGTKTAVQIRSHAQKFFTKLEKEALVRGPSTGQAIDIEIPPPRPKRKPSNPYPRKTSVGSLSLQAGTKDGNHLISDFSQSSAAHVLDLEKKQTLEKQSANQQLEIVKKNQNGVDCAEAFSFSQEALSGPLCSENKSTVSKTTSTNHCNFKEFVPNFKEVVNQDASHESYLTLKASGGRNDKEHDTKQLVGDLPPSETAKLGNYHPTHDKLLQTQKVNELKPPVNYGILSSYDMQAAAHYPRHVPVHIVNGSLEIAQTGASLYGNVAPALTTEHENNASRSSVHHFPPFHSPFTPVQNPQSDCHSLLPIPATFTSLVASALLENPAAHAAASFAARFWPVANVDPSADPHVGKMENTGPSMEALAAATVSAATAWWASQGLLPLCTSFNATCSAAPTITTTMENNEARVSNDKSGENPADLSLKDQQLEPKCSETLLDHQTAVKSPPLSSSESAEGESEKLNIKLSNVDPEQAEAVTKAQDLSKTKDQKLVDRSSCGSNTASSSEVETDALEKHDKEEANEPDLSLQISDSTNRRGRICSNLNESWKEVSEGGRLAFQALFSREVLPQSFASPYCHQKYSIGEDKQHLYKEENERLQIDINSKACGSNEFVEHNVSLTGGSNEGEGTLSTGLGCLKFKARRTGFKPYKRCSVEAKESRVAAASTINLEEGKAPKKMRLEGGASL, encoded by the exons ATGGACCCTAATTACTCTTCCGGAGAAGAACACCTCTTGCATACTAAG ACAAGGAAGCCTTACACAATTACCAAGCAACGCGAGCGATGGACTGAGGATGAACACAATAGGTTTCTCGAAGCTTTAAAGCTTTATGGTCGTGCCTGGCAGCGTATAGAAG AACATATAGGAACCAAGACTGCGGTGCAGATCAGAAGTCATGCACAGAAATTCTTTACAAAG CTGGAGAAGGAGGCTCTTGTTAGAGGACCTTCGACTGGACAGGCTATTGACATTGAAATACCTCCTCCACGTCCTAAAAGAAAACCAAGCAATCCTTACCCTCGAAAAACCAGTGTTGGATCTTTGAGCTTACAAGCTGGAACAAAAGATGGGAACCATTTGATATCAGATTTTTCTCAATCTTCTGCTGCACATGTACTGGACttggaaaaaaaacaaactCTTGAG AAACAAAGTGCTAATCAGCAGCTTGAAATCgtaaagaaaaatcaaaacgGAGTTGATTGTGCTGAAGCATTTTCTTTCTCCCAGGAAGCTCTTTCTGGCCCTTTGTGTTCAGAAAATAAAAGTACCGTTTCAAAGACAACATCGACTAATCATTGCAATTTTAAGGAGTTTGTTCCCAATTTTAAAGAGGTAGTTAACCAAGATGCATCACATGAATCTTATCTTACCCTTAAAGCGAGTGGTGGCCGAAATGACAAAGAACATGATACCAAGCAGTTGGTTGGAGATCTTCCCCCTTCTGAGACTGCGAAATTAGGAAACTATCATCCTACACATGATAAATTGTTGCAAACACAAAAAGTAAATGAACTGAAGCCTCCTGTGAATTATGGTATCTTGTCATCATATGATATGCAAGCTGCTGCACATTACCCTAGACATGTACCTGTGCACATTGTGAATGGAAGCCTTGAAATTGCTCAAACTGGTGCCAGTTTATATGGCAACGTAGCCCCGGCCTTAACAACTGAACATGAGAATAATGCTTCACGATCTTCAGTTCATCattttcctccattccattctcctttTACCCCAGTACAAAATCCTCAAAGTGATTGTCACTCATTGCTCCCGATCCCCGCTACTTTTACTAGTCTGGTCGCATCTGCTCTACTAGAAAACCCAGCTGCCCATGCTGCAGCAAGCTTTGCAGCTAGATTTTGGCCTGTTGCTAATGTTGACCCTTCTGCAGATCCTCACGTGGGCAAGATGGAGAATACAGGGCCTAGTATGGAAGCCCTTGCTGCTGCTACTGTGTCAGCCGCTACTGCTTGGTGGGCATCCCAAGGCCTACTTCCATTGTGCACTTCCTTTAACGCTACCTGCAGTGCTGCCCCCACAATTACAACAACAATGgagaataatgaagctagagtAAGCAATGATAAAAGCGGAGAAAACCCAGCTGATCTTTCCTTGAAGGATCAACAGCTAGAGCCAAAGTGTTCTGAAACTTTGCTAGATCATCAAACAGCTGTAAAGTCTCCACCTCTGTCATCATCTGAGTCTGCAGAAGGTGAAAGTGAAAAGCTGAATATTAAGTTGAGTAATGTTGACCCTGAGCAAGCTGAGGCAGTCACCAAAGCTCAAGATTTAAGCAAAACGAAGGATCAAAAGCTGGTGGACCGATCTTCATGTGGCTCTAATACTGCCTCTAGTAGTGAAGTAGAGACAGATGCTTTGGAGAAGCATGACAAGGAAGAAGCAAATGAACCTGATTTAAGTCTCCAAATTAGTGACTCTACTAATCGTCGTGGTAGGATTTGTAGCAATCTGAATGAATCCTGGAAGGAAGTCTCGGAAGGG GGGCGACTGGCCTTTCAAGCATTATTCTCTCGAGAAGTATTGCCACAAAGCTTTGCATCTCCTTATTGTCATCAAAAGTACAGTATTGGGGAGGATAAACAACACTTATACAAggaagaaaatgaaagattacaAATTGATATCAACAGCAAAGCATGTGGGAGTAATGAATTTGTGGAGCATAATGTTTCCTTGACAGGTGGAAGCAATGAGGGAGAGGGAACTCTGAGCACGGGACTTGGATGTTTGAAGTTCAAAGCCCGCCGAACAGGGTTTAAACCTTACAAACGGTGTTCAGTGGAGGCCAAGGAAAGTAGGGTAGCAGCAGCATCTACCATCAATCTAGAAGAAGGTAAAGCTCCTAAAAAAATGCGATTGGAAGGAGGTGCTTCCCTTTAG
- the LOC108208910 gene encoding uncharacterized protein LOC108208910, translated as MSSMLQKAGTTFLPSSLATRNQLPVSTNGNKKISSAAVGAGPDGTNDSIDQGPKGIRRRLSAISLNKLQDSISSSIPGGSFNTMKSRSSKGLEHAGSSIRKWWDLSWSWILSRKPAFAQDLEMNDEETSFLGSHNKGSWLHLFYKLRSEFDKILSLRSSSNLTLPQTYKYDSISSGGKNKKSSSFSSLPYPSGGGR; from the coding sequence ATGAGCTCTATGTTGCAGAAGGCTGGGACTACTTTCCTGCCTTCATCTCTAGCCACCCGAAACCAGCTCCCGGTCTCGACTAATGGCAATAAAAAGATCAGTAGTGCTGCTGTCGGTGCAGGGCCTGATGGTACCAATGATAGTATTGATCAAGGACCAAAAGGGATCCGGAGGAGGCTTTCTGCAATATCCCTCAACAAGCTGCAGGATTCCATATCTTCGTCGATCCCTGGGGGATCGTTCAATACCATGAAGTCTAGATCCTCCAAGGGGTTGGAGCATGCAGGGAGCTCCATCAGGAAATGGTGGGATTTGAGCTGGTCCTGGATCCTGTCAAGAAAGCCAGCCTTCGCGCAGGATCTTGAGATGAACGACGAAGAAACATCCTTCCTCGGCTCCCACAACAAGGGTAGCTGGCTGCACCTCTTCTACAAGCTCCGATCTGAATTCGATAAGATCCTGTCCCTCCGCTCCTCGTCCAACCTCACCCTTCCTCAGACCTACAAGTATGACAGCATTAGTTCTGGAGGGAAGAACAAAAAATCATCATCCTTCTCCTCCCTTCCCTACCCATCTGGAGGAGGAAGGTAG